A region from the Bacillota bacterium genome encodes:
- a CDS encoding pyruvate carboxyltransferase — MSETPWKSDKWFVSPWNYDPEVREGMTFSNKIQFHDVSLRDGEQQAGVTFSKDDKVRIAESLAEAGIHRIEAGMPAVSKQDEEAIKEIVRRKLGPKIFAFSRCMVEDVKRAVDCGVDGVVVEIPSSTHIIEYAYKWPLQKAIDLSVEATRYAKEQGLYTVFFPIDGTRAEFSWFLNLIETVARDGHMDALGIVDTFGGISPHAVGYLVRKIKERVKKPLETHFHDDFGLGAANTIIALAAGADVAHTTVTAIGERAGNTPYEDVALGLKVLYGVDTGIKTEKMYAVSKLVRKLAGIEVRPNRPIVGDMIFKIESGIISSWFRNCGLGNAVELMPFRWDLVGQEPAEVVLGKNSGADSIRIWLDRIGVKATDEQINTILWQVKDFAYEHKRLMTQPEFESLVAKVVK; from the coding sequence ATGAGTGAGACACCGTGGAAAAGCGACAAGTGGTTCGTGAGCCCGTGGAACTACGATCCCGAAGTGCGCGAGGGGATGACGTTCAGCAACAAGATTCAGTTCCATGACGTCTCCCTGCGCGACGGGGAACAGCAGGCTGGAGTGACTTTCAGCAAGGACGACAAGGTGCGCATAGCGGAGAGCCTGGCGGAGGCGGGAATCCACCGTATCGAGGCGGGGATGCCCGCAGTGTCCAAGCAGGACGAAGAGGCGATCAAAGAGATAGTCAGAAGGAAGCTCGGCCCCAAGATCTTCGCGTTCTCCCGCTGCATGGTGGAGGACGTCAAGCGCGCCGTTGACTGCGGTGTGGACGGCGTTGTGGTGGAGATCCCTTCGAGCACGCACATAATCGAGTATGCATACAAGTGGCCCTTGCAGAAGGCCATCGATCTCTCGGTGGAGGCCACGCGGTACGCAAAGGAACAGGGCCTGTACACGGTGTTCTTCCCGATCGATGGCACCCGGGCCGAGTTCTCTTGGTTCCTCAACCTGATAGAGACGGTGGCCAGGGACGGCCACATGGACGCCCTGGGCATCGTGGATACTTTCGGAGGGATATCTCCGCACGCCGTAGGCTATCTCGTGCGCAAGATCAAGGAGCGGGTGAAGAAGCCCCTTGAGACCCACTTCCATGACGATTTCGGCCTCGGCGCGGCCAACACCATCATCGCCCTTGCCGCGGGCGCGGACGTGGCTCACACGACGGTCACCGCCATCGGAGAGCGGGCGGGCAACACTCCTTACGAGGACGTGGCTCTCGGGCTCAAGGTCCTGTACGGAGTCGACACGGGGATCAAGACCGAGAAGATGTACGCCGTGTCCAAGCTGGTTCGCAAACTCGCCGGCATCGAGGTGCGGCCCAACAGGCCGATCGTAGGAGACATGATATTCAAGATAGAGTCCGGGATCATCTCCAGTTGGTTCAGGAACTGCGGGCTGGGCAACGCGGTGGAGCTCATGCCGTTCAGATGGGACCTCGTAGGCCAGGAACCCGCCGAGGTAGTGCTGGGAAAGAACAGTGGGGCTGACTCGATCAGGATTTGGCTTGACCGCATTGGCGTAAAGGCCACGGACGAGCAAATCAACACCATCCTCTGGCAGGTCAAGGACTTCGCGTACGAGCACAAACGCCTAATGACTCAACCGGAATTCGAGTCGCTCGTGGCGAAGGTAGTGAAGTGA
- a CDS encoding alcohol dehydrogenase catalytic domain-containing protein, with protein sequence MKAAVLKGVRELDIEEVAAPEPGPGQALVRIRATAICGTDLGIYMGKSRARMPLIPGHESSGTVVALGPGARGLSVGDRVVLNPLLFCGRCRYCLAGRPNLCLEGGLMGRERPGTFAEFVAVEDYRCHRLPDTVSFADATSLVVLSTVLAGARLAGIRAGNSVAVVGLGAAGILHTQLAKASGAHPVIGISRSAWKLDLARRRGADVTIGGGDVVREVLKHTDGIGVDVAIECAGKAETLRHAMEMTRPGGTVLAFGILPPRLEDFDGFDLYYKELTIVGSRAMLPEDFDGAIKAVERGAIDLGSIVTHTYALDELEAAFGKVETSPGDVLRVVIEI encoded by the coding sequence ATGAAGGCAGCGGTGCTCAAAGGTGTGCGAGAGCTGGACATCGAGGAGGTCGCTGCTCCTGAACCTGGGCCCGGGCAGGCACTGGTTCGGATCAGGGCCACGGCCATTTGCGGCACTGACCTCGGGATATACATGGGCAAGTCGCGGGCGAGAATGCCTCTCATCCCGGGCCACGAATCGAGCGGCACCGTAGTGGCCTTGGGGCCTGGGGCTCGAGGTCTCTCCGTTGGGGATCGAGTGGTCCTGAACCCCCTTCTCTTCTGCGGCCGATGCCGGTACTGCCTTGCGGGCAGGCCTAACCTTTGTCTCGAGGGAGGGCTCATGGGTCGAGAGAGGCCGGGTACCTTCGCTGAATTCGTGGCAGTCGAAGACTACCGATGCCATCGCCTGCCCGACACCGTCAGCTTTGCCGACGCGACCAGCTTGGTCGTGCTGAGCACGGTTCTTGCGGGCGCTAGACTCGCCGGAATCCGGGCGGGGAACAGCGTCGCAGTGGTTGGCCTGGGTGCTGCGGGCATCCTCCACACCCAGCTTGCGAAGGCTTCGGGCGCGCATCCGGTGATCGGCATCTCGCGCAGCGCTTGGAAGCTCGATCTCGCGCGACGGCGCGGGGCCGACGTCACGATCGGTGGAGGTGATGTGGTGAGAGAGGTACTCAAGCATACGGACGGCATCGGAGTCGACGTTGCCATCGAGTGCGCCGGGAAGGCGGAGACCCTCCGGCACGCGATGGAGATGACGCGCCCAGGCGGAACTGTCCTGGCGTTCGGCATCCTGCCGCCGCGCCTTGAGGACTTCGACGGTTTCGATCTCTACTATAAGGAACTGACCATTGTTGGGAGCCGCGCAATGTTGCCGGAGGACTTCGATGGCGCGATCAAGGCCGTCGAGAGAGGCGCGATCGACCTAGGCTCCATAGTGACTCACACCTATGCGCTGGACGAGCTCGAGGCCGCGTTCGGCAAGGTGGAGACGAGCCCGGGCGATGTGTTGAGAGTCGTCATCGAGATCTGA